The genome window ATAAGAGCTTCTGTAAAAAAAAGATGTGACAAGTGCAAAATAATTAAAAGAAATAATGTTGTACAAGTTATTTGTTCAACAACACCTAGGCATAAACAAAAACAAGGTTAATAAACTTTGTAAGGAGGAAAGATGGCTCGTATAGCTGGTGTAGATATACCTGATAATAAAAGAATAGAATTGGGACTTACGATGATTTATGGCATAGGTCCAACAGCTGCTTCCAAAATACTAAAGCAAGTTCGTTTAGAAGGAAATCCCAAGATTGGCGATATTGAAGAATCTCAACTTCAACAGATTAGAGAAATTGTAGACCAAGATCACACAGTTGAAGGAGATTTACGCCGAGAAGTTA of SAR202 cluster bacterium contains these proteins:
- the rpmJ gene encoding 50S ribosomal protein L36, whose translation is MKIRASVKKRCDKCKIIKRNNVVQVICSTTPRHKQKQG
- the rpsM gene encoding 30S ribosomal protein S13; translated protein: MARIAGVDIPDNKRIELGLTMIYGIGPTAASKILKQVRLEGNPKIGDIEESQLQQIREIVDQDHTVEGDLRREVNMNIRRLIDIGTYRGVRHRTGLPVRGQRTKTNARGRKGGKRTIANKKKVIKK